The genomic window TTTTGAAAGTGGTGGTTTTACTGCAGCCACCTAGCATATTTCATCCGAAACACCCCGCATTAAATAGACTATGCCCCCGATTGTCCGACACTTATTAACTGGAATTCTGGTCATCTTATTGGACTGGTTGCTGTTCCGCCGCCTTACCATTATGGGAGCCTATCCTGACGTGATCCTGATTTATCTCATTTTTATCGCCTTGCAATATGGTCGCACGGTTGGGATGTTTGCTGGATTTGTACTGGGATTTATTACTGATGCCATTTATCAAACATGGGGCGTTTCTATGTTCATCAAAACCTTAGTGGGGTTTTTAATGGGCTTTTTTCCTGCGGAAAGTCGCGATCGCCCTATGATGATGCCCCAACAAGTCTTCTCGGCAGCGCTCATTATCTCTTTGTTCCATAACGGTTTAATGGTCATTTTTCTGGTGCTGATGACCCAAGTACGAAGCGGCTACCACATCGGAACCTTATGGCTCGGTTCTGCACTTTATACGGCAGTAGTCGGTACCCTTATTTCATTGTTTTTGTATCGCACCCGTTAAGTTATAGGTCTCACCCAATCAAGGCGGGCCTCACATGCTTGGCTGTGGTACGGCCCGTTTTTTCATGAAAGTTACACGAGTTTTTTGAGAAGCACTTCGTGAGTTTGAAACAAGAAAAGGGCTTAGTCTTTGGGCCAAAAAGGGTTTGGGGCTTGGGAGAAGCGGGGATTAAAAGCACTGCACTCCACAAAAACACTAAAATCAACAAAAAGCACCCTCCAAAATGGCATCTCTGCTCACTTTCGTCAAGCGGATGATATATACCGATTTTATTTTTGCTGCTCATTGAGTTTTTGCATCAACGCCTCAATT from Rhodothermia bacterium includes these protein-coding regions:
- the mreD gene encoding rod shape-determining protein MreD, whose protein sequence is MPPIVRHLLTGILVILLDWLLFRRLTIMGAYPDVILIYLIFIALQYGRTVGMFAGFVLGFITDAIYQTWGVSMFIKTLVGFLMGFFPAESRDRPMMMPQQVFSAALIISLFHNGLMVIFLVLMTQVRSGYHIGTLWLGSALYTAVVGTLISLFLYRTR